atgggTGGTGACCGCGAGGGTTTCCGCGGTGGTCGTGCTGGCGGCGATCGCGAGTACCGCCGCCGTGACGGTGCTGACAAGAAGGATGGTGCGCCTTCGGGCGATTTCCGTCCTAGCTTTGGTCGCCGCGAATAAAGTAGTCGCGACTGGACGTTTGGTCTACCGCGGTTGGCATGCTCAGAATAGGGCGTGCTTGGTGCATGCACGTACTGCACGTGCTAAGCATTGCGCTTCTGTTTGCTTTCCTGGCCCTTTGCTTGTCTCTTGATGGCACGCGAATTTTGCATGTATGTGTACATCCTTATTTTTTCGCGTCGAGCTGGCGCTCTTAGTCGTCATGAGTCCAAAATATCTTTTATAATCATTAATTGATTGCTATTCATTGCATATGGTTGTGCTGTTCTTTGCGCACTCGTCGGCAGACGTAGACGTGCTAGCCTGGTGGTGCGGACCGCCGTGCAATGCTTAGTCAGCAGACATGTGAGCAGTGTTCTGCTGCTTGCTTCGCACTACACCACGGCACTGACAATGGGGCTCTTTGGCGGTAACAGCTCGTCAGCTCCTGCTACTGCATCCACTGCTAATGTGGAAGCGGCTACAGCCGAGGTATGTGTAACACGCCTACGTGCAATGTTGTGGTCGTGACTAACACACAGCTTGACATGATCACGGACGTATTCAACCGCTTGGTCCAATCGTGCCACAAGAAGTGTATCTTGGACACACAGTACCGTGAGGCGGACCTGACCAAAGGCGAAAGTGTCTGCATTGATCGGTACGTCGCATCCGCATTTCCCGAATAGTTGCTCACACACCCAGCTGCGTCGGCAAGTTCTTTGCTGCAAACTCCCAGGTCGGCGAGCAGATGCAGGCTATGGGACAGGCcgctggcgccgctggtGGTGGCCGTATGTTCTGAGCAGCGTGCCAGACACCGCGCCATCTTTTTTTCCAGCCATTCGACGCTCGTAGCACTTTTAAGCCAATAAGCAAAGGTCGTATGTCCGCATTCTGGTGGTACTCATGTTTTCTCCGTGCACACTACTCTCTTGCCCATGGTATGCCAAGTTTCGCAATGCTGCACGCAATGCCCAGCATGCTTGGCGCCAGACGCATGACACCGCCACGGCGACGACGTGGCCACGTGGGCACTCTCGCAGCTTCCGCGCGGGAATTTGTCTGTTCCTCCTTGCATTCGAGCAGCATCGCAGGCGCCATGGTCTCTATCAGTATCAACGGGGGACTACTTATTTTGGCGGCACTTGTATTGAGTGTGTCCGCTGCGCCCAATGCCGCCagtgcagcagcggcgcctaCTCAAGAGCCGAAAGTCAGCTATTCGGCGCCCATCAAAATCAACCGCAACGCATTGCACCCTCGCAACGGCAACTTGAAAGAAGGCGATCTTGCTAAATGGATCGCTAGGGAGCGTGCGAGGATTGATTCCAAGTACGGCCATCACAATAAGCGCGACTCGAACGAGACGATGCACAAGCGGCAATATGTTGGGTTGGCCGATGTCGGCAGGGACAGTTTCTATTTCGCCCAGATCGGCATCGGCACGCCTGAGGAGTCATTCAATGTTGTGCTCGATACTGGGTCTGCTGACTTTTGGGTCGCCGACGCACAGTGCGTGCCACAACAGGGATGCCCAAACgacatgcagcgctacgACTCGTCCAAGAGCTCGAGCTTCAAAGACTCGTCCAAATCATTCCATGTCCCGTATGGATCCGGTGAAGTCGCTGGGTCGCTTGCGGCAGAGGACGTGTCTCTTGCTGGCTACAAGGTCGACGGCCTCACCTTTGGCCGCGCGTCAGAGATGCAGGAAAACACGCTGTTTCCGCCTACGTCGGGTCTGATGGGCATGGGCTTTGAGTCGCTTGCCTCGTCGCGGAGCACGCCATTTTGGGAGGTACTCGCtatgcgcggcgctctcAAGGACCCCCTATTTTCTTTTCAGCTTGCGACGAACCAGGATGCACGTCGGGTGAATGAGATCAACACGGGTGGCCTTTTtacgcttggcgcgctcgatAACAACCAGTTCCAAGGCGACATTAACTGGGTCCCATTGCTCAAACAGTACGGGCCCAAAGGCATCGGGTACTGGGGTATCCGTCTCGACAGTGTCCAGATCAATGGCAACCGCCCCATTGGCCTTGGCAACGGAAACACGGTTGCGGTCGACACGGGCACGACGCTGATCGGTGCACCGCCACCAATCGTGGAGCAGGTGTACAGCCAGATTCCCGGTGCGCGCTCCGCATCTTCCTCGTCGATGTCTTCGAGTGGCCATTACATGTACCCGTGCAAGCAAAAATTCGAGGTCAAGTTCACGTTTAATGGGCGCACTTTTAGTTTGAACGACGAGCAAATGAATCTCGGAGCGGTCTCGACAACGGGCCAGTACTGTATTGGTGCGATCTTTGCGCAGCCCACCTCGCCCAACTCGGCCATGCCCGCATGGATTTTGGGCGACACGTTCTTGCGCACCGTCTTTTCTGCGTACCGATTCGACCCTCCAGCAGTTGGCTTCGCCGACTTGTCTGCGGACGGCGTGCAGACCAAGGCTATGACGTCCATTCAGACACACACGACCGTGGCCGAACAAAGTGCTTTcactggcggcggcggcggtggcggtggcggcggcggacCCTTGCCGACACGCTCTTCGCAAAATGGCATTTCAAGGCTGTTTGGTGGTGACGGTCTTCCTACGCCATCGGTCGCGAGTGTGCCGTCTGGtatgccgccgccaagaagcagcgcacgtaTCGCGTTCGGAAGGACGTCTCAGGCGGTGTATGCAACGGTGGCCACGACGCTGGctgcgacgctgcttgtgTGCTTCAGCGTTATATAGAATCTGTAATATGGAAGTGCTAAGTGTGTATGGATGAGCAATGCAGCTTGCGTGGATTGCGACGACCACAAAAGCCTTCCCAGTGCTTATCACTGCACGCTACAGCTCTGTATGTGCTTGCCCATGCTGTACCAGTGcctcctgcagcgccttgcgtcTCGATCCTCTCGTCTCTGGAAGCACGACGTTCAGTGTGACGAATAGGTCGCCATGGGTCTCGCCCTGCGCGGCCTCTCTATCGTCCGGCGCAATCGGCAAGCCCTCGTCGATGATAAGCACAACATGACCCGGCTGTGTCACAcccgtgcgctgcacggtgAAGGTATGTCCGTCGTAGTGCGTGAGCCTATGAGTAAACCCAAACAAGGCCTCCTCCAACGAAATCGGCATGGTATAGTAAAGATTGTGCCCGTTACGACGGAAATCGCCCGGCATACTGACAGTTTTAACAATCACGGCAATGTCACCAGCGTCTGTATCTGGGCTCTGGTCTGACATGCCCTCAAATACGTACtctgcgccgtcgcgcgcgcctgcatcgaTGCTCACCTCGATCTCGGCTTCGTCGACCACAATTTTCTCCCccttgcagcgtgcgcacacCTTTTGGATCATCTTCCCAGCCCCGCCGCACGTCTGGCACGTCACTTGCATGTTGGTGACAAATCCTGGCATGATTTGCTGGCGCACAATCtggacgccgccgccattACACGTCGTGCATGTATGGATGTGTGCagacgacgccgcgccggaGCCCATACACTGTGGGCACACGACATTGCGGTCAAATACGAGCGGAAACTGTCGCCCATTATAAATTTCTTGCATGCTCAACTCCGCCTCGTAAATCTTACGCGGCCCTTTGGGCGTCTCGTCGGGTGCTGTGCCGCCGAAAAACTGGCTAAAAAGATCGTATGCGCTCTGTGGACGGCCGCCACCGTTGGACTGATGCGACTGGTACTGCTTCGCAGCGTCCGCACCTTGCGTATCGTACACATTTCGCAGCGTTTCATCGGACAAGACCTGGTACGCCTCGCTTAGCTCCATAAACTCGGCCGCCTTGTCCGGGTGTTTGTCCGGATGAAtcgcgcgtgcaatgcgTCGGTAGGCAGACTTGATCTcgcgcgcagatgcacGCCTATCAACTCCCAGTACATTGTAATAGTCCGACGCGCGGGCAAGGCATGCCGCACACACGAGCCACAAAATGCACACGA
This region of Malassezia vespertilionis chromosome 9, complete sequence genomic DNA includes:
- the TIM10 gene encoding protein transporter tim10 (COG:U; EggNog:ENOG503P6VS), which codes for MGLFGGNSSSAPATASTANVEAATAELDMITDVFNRLVQSCHKKCILDTQYREADLTKGESVCIDRYVASAFPE
- a CDS encoding cathepsin D (MEROPS:MER0079560; COG:O; SECRETED:SignalP(1-22); EggNog:ENOG503NX73; TransMembrane:1 (n10-21c29/30o530-549i)), yielding MVSISINGGLLILAALVLSVSAAPNAASAAAAPTQEPKVSYSAPIKINRNALHPRNGNLKEGDLAKWIARERARIDSKYGHHNKRDSNETMHKRQYVGLADVGRDSFYFAQIGIGTPEESFNVVLDTGSADFWVADAQCVPQQGCPNDMQRYDSSKSSSFKDSSKSFHVPYGSGEVAGSLAAEDVSLAGYKVDGLTFGRASEMQENTLFPPTSGLMGMGFESLASSRSTPFWEVLAMRGALKDPLFSFQLATNQDARRVNEINTGGLFTLGALDNNQFQGDINWVPLLKQYGPKGIGYWGIRLDSVQINGNRPIGLGNGNTVAVDTGTTLIGAPPPIVEQVYSQIPGARSASSSSMSSSGHYMYPCKQKFEVKFTFNGRTFSLNDEQMNLGAVSTTGQYCIGAIFAQPTSPNSAMPAWILGDTFLRTVFSAYRFDPPAVGFADLSADGVQTKAMTSIQTHTTVAEQSAFTGGGGGGGGGGGPLPTRSSQNGISRLFGGDGLPTPSVASVPSGMPPPRSSARIAFGRTSQAVYATVATTLAATLLVCFSVI
- the SCJ1 gene encoding DnaJ- protein scj1 (EggNog:ENOG503NU15; COG:O; SECRETED:SignalP(1-19)), coding for MRVVVCILWLVCAACLARASDYYNVLGVDRRASAREIKSAYRRIARAIHPDKHPDKAAEFMELSEAYQVLSDETLRNVYDTQGADAAKQYQSHQSNGGGRPQSAYDLFSQFFGGTAPDETPKGPRKIYEAELSMQEIYNGRQFPLVFDRNVVCPQCMGSGAASSAHIHTCTTCNGGGVQIVRQQIMPGFVTNMQVTCQTCGGAGKMIQKVCARCKGEKIVVDEAEIEVSIDAGARDGAEYVFEGMSDQSPDTDAGDIAVIVKTVSMPGDFRRNGHNLYYTMPISLEEALFGFTHRLTHYDGHTFTVQRTGVTQPGHVVLIIDEGLPIAPDDREAAQGETHGDLFVTLNVVLPETRGSRRKALQEALVQHGQAHTEL